From one Erythrobacter sp. HKB08 genomic stretch:
- a CDS encoding nucleotidyltransferase family protein gives MSEVEFDLLLAFLARNPARSPQDIARGGIDWDRFEALVNRHRVGALVGHGAAASGILPDALLERLQQQEMNNSARFLLTRSILQDLARRFEVREIRWVTLKGVIVAQRHYERPSLREMIDLDILIDRADFDAADLVLQDMGFERYHPRFPLEGTRRAHFMRLHSACSYIRRADGAQLDLHWRTVQNPNFLPALDENWREHVDASSSPPILHLPEHFAYLLVHGAKHGWQRLKWLVDIDRIISGLSQDQVSACASAIERHGLDDLAGAAFRLSRELLDTEMPPAFEALARRKQAIRLADLARELIAADIPEGGVKPDALGYITARVRHSLMLVSRKGYRRSALLREFARATDIGQVSLPKRGLPMLALITPLLTLTGRRS, from the coding sequence ATGAGCGAGGTAGAGTTCGATCTCCTCCTCGCATTCCTCGCGCGCAATCCGGCTCGTTCCCCTCAGGATATCGCGCGCGGCGGGATCGATTGGGACCGGTTCGAAGCACTTGTGAACCGTCACCGGGTCGGCGCGCTTGTCGGGCACGGCGCAGCAGCAAGCGGCATCCTGCCGGACGCGTTGCTCGAGCGCCTGCAGCAGCAGGAAATGAACAATTCGGCGCGGTTTCTCCTTACCAGGAGCATCCTCCAAGATTTGGCCCGGCGCTTCGAAGTCCGCGAAATCAGGTGGGTGACGCTCAAGGGCGTGATTGTCGCCCAGCGTCACTACGAGCGGCCATCGCTGCGCGAGATGATCGATCTCGACATACTGATCGACCGCGCGGATTTCGACGCGGCGGACCTCGTACTGCAGGACATGGGGTTCGAGCGCTACCACCCGCGCTTCCCGCTCGAGGGTACACGGCGCGCGCATTTCATGCGGTTGCATTCGGCGTGCTCCTACATCCGCAGGGCCGACGGCGCCCAGCTCGACCTGCATTGGCGCACGGTCCAGAACCCGAATTTCCTCCCGGCACTGGACGAGAACTGGCGCGAGCATGTCGATGCGTCCTCGTCTCCGCCAATCCTGCATTTGCCCGAGCACTTCGCGTACCTGCTGGTTCACGGTGCGAAGCATGGTTGGCAGCGGCTCAAGTGGCTGGTCGATATCGACCGGATCATTTCCGGTCTCTCGCAGGATCAGGTGAGCGCATGCGCCTCGGCGATCGAGCGTCACGGACTGGACGACCTCGCCGGAGCCGCCTTCAGGCTGTCGCGAGAATTGCTCGACACCGAGATGCCACCGGCGTTCGAAGCATTGGCACGGCGAAAGCAAGCGATCCGGCTTGCGGACCTCGCAAGAGAGTTGATCGCTGCCGACATTCCTGAGGGCGGGGTAAAGCCCGATGCGCTCGGCTACATCACCGCCCGCGTGCGGCACAGCCTGATGCTCGTGAGCCGGAAGGGCTACCGCCGCTCGGCTCTGCTTCGCGAATTCGCGCGCGCTACGGATATCGGACAGGTTTCCCTCCCGAAGCGCGGCCTGCCGATGCTTGCCTTGATCACTCCGCTGCTGACCCTGACCGGAAGGCGATCCTGA
- a CDS encoding sulfotransferase, with product MTSGIAQIERVAASVKTHLFLLCPNNSGSTYLSRAIAQSRHVWSLEKEGQHVFGFAGPHTLDSKWPLIWASSDEALAVFADSSAFDWERSRKAWYFRATAKTDDASVFHTKAPPFLLHARDLSETFENARFVLMVRDPYAALEGILRRKQRHKTISRNLDLAEAGARHLLKCLEVQRANIDLLGEAAIAFTYEELCAGPEEMARRIEALVPALDDLDLSQRLSIKGTYDEPLRNMNEEQIARLSPEEISAATRVFEKGREHLEFFGYALRTA from the coding sequence ATGACTAGCGGTATCGCGCAAATCGAGCGGGTCGCGGCGAGCGTGAAGACGCACCTGTTCCTGCTCTGCCCGAACAATAGCGGCTCGACCTATCTGTCGCGCGCGATTGCGCAGTCGCGCCATGTTTGGTCGCTCGAAAAGGAGGGGCAGCACGTCTTCGGGTTTGCCGGCCCTCATACGCTGGATTCGAAATGGCCGCTGATCTGGGCTTCGAGTGATGAAGCACTCGCAGTCTTTGCCGACAGTTCCGCTTTCGACTGGGAACGATCGCGCAAGGCGTGGTACTTCCGGGCGACCGCGAAAACGGACGATGCATCGGTCTTCCACACCAAGGCCCCGCCGTTTCTCCTGCATGCGCGCGATCTGAGCGAGACTTTCGAAAATGCGCGCTTTGTCCTGATGGTGCGCGACCCTTACGCGGCTCTCGAAGGCATCTTGCGGCGAAAGCAGCGGCACAAGACCATCAGTCGCAATCTGGACTTGGCAGAAGCGGGTGCGCGCCACCTGCTCAAATGCCTCGAAGTCCAGCGCGCGAATATCGACCTGCTGGGCGAGGCGGCTATCGCCTTCACCTACGAGGAGTTGTGTGCAGGCCCGGAAGAGATGGCACGACGCATCGAAGCACTCGTGCCGGCGCTCGACGATCTCGACCTCAGCCAGCGGCTCAGCATTAAGGGCACCTATGACGAACCGCTCCGCAACATGAACGAAGAGCAGATCGCGCGTCTTTCGCCCGAAGAGATATCCGCCGCGACCCGCGTCTTCGAGAAGGGACGCGAGCATCTCGAATTCTTCGGTTACGCACTGCGCACGGCTTGA
- a CDS encoding aspartyl/asparaginyl beta-hydroxylase domain-containing protein produces MVPKVEKPHTVRHLGPVAYEPLRRAVARISEATWQAEDAHKENDFEVFHHTRHIIFRFIENNRDPESFYATPAWDAWKGLLEPVMREAIAPYGFASPRFPKAMLARLQAGHRIDPHYDGAGSNLRAHKIHVPLVTNPEAVFLVRDERVHLEAGNAYEVNNIVSHGGENLGEEDRIHLIFEVYNADSGGRTTDRGVHAEV; encoded by the coding sequence GTGGTACCCAAAGTCGAAAAACCGCACACGGTCAGACATCTCGGACCGGTCGCCTACGAGCCGCTGCGCCGTGCAGTAGCGCGCATTTCCGAAGCGACCTGGCAGGCCGAGGACGCGCACAAGGAAAACGACTTCGAAGTCTTCCACCATACGCGCCACATCATCTTCCGCTTCATCGAGAACAACCGCGACCCGGAAAGCTTCTATGCGACGCCCGCATGGGACGCGTGGAAGGGCCTCTTGGAACCGGTCATGCGCGAAGCCATCGCGCCCTACGGATTTGCCAGCCCCCGATTTCCAAAGGCTATGCTCGCGCGGCTACAGGCCGGCCACCGGATCGACCCGCATTACGACGGGGCGGGGTCGAACCTTCGCGCGCACAAGATCCACGTGCCACTGGTCACCAATCCGGAAGCCGTATTCCTCGTGCGCGACGAGCGTGTCCATCTCGAAGCCGGCAACGCCTACGAGGTGAACAATATCGTCAGCCACGGCGGCGAGAATCTCGGCGAGGAAGATCGCATCCACCTGATCTTCGAGGTGTATAATGCCGATTCGGGCGGGCGCACGACAGACCGGGGCGTGCATGCCGAAGTATAG
- a CDS encoding sulfotransferase domain-containing protein: MTAQLGPGRSIVWLASYPKSGSTWVRALLTACLFPDEPLDLSALVGGPIVFDRSLLDDHAAIDSADLTLDALLPYQSAFHRAFAAEGDGPVLVKTHSAFRRASDGTALFPKQASAGAILIVRNPLDIVASYAHHEGKTADAIIERMADEEARQDEWPDKTSKAVPQLLGSWSTNVTSWLDQDEIPLLLVRYEDLLSDPAGQLDRITSFCGLSIDLEKQGAATDAASFERLKKAEDDAGFSEKPRAGKAFFRKGRTGGSTRELNEAQNRRILEDHGAAMRRLGYSG, from the coding sequence ATGACCGCGCAGCTCGGCCCGGGACGCTCGATCGTCTGGCTCGCCTCCTATCCGAAATCGGGCAGCACCTGGGTCCGCGCCCTGCTGACCGCCTGCCTGTTTCCCGACGAGCCGCTAGATTTGAGCGCGCTGGTCGGCGGGCCGATCGTGTTTGACCGATCGCTGCTCGACGATCATGCCGCGATCGATTCTGCCGACCTGACATTGGACGCGTTGCTACCCTACCAGTCGGCATTCCACCGCGCCTTCGCCGCCGAGGGTGATGGCCCAGTTCTCGTGAAAACGCACAGCGCCTTCCGCCGGGCGAGCGACGGGACTGCCCTCTTCCCCAAGCAGGCGAGCGCGGGTGCCATCCTCATCGTGCGGAACCCGCTCGATATCGTGGCATCCTACGCGCATCACGAAGGCAAGACCGCGGACGCCATTATCGAGCGCATGGCGGACGAAGAAGCCCGGCAGGACGAATGGCCGGACAAGACAAGCAAGGCCGTCCCGCAATTGCTCGGCAGCTGGTCGACCAATGTCACCTCTTGGCTCGACCAGGACGAGATACCGCTCCTGTTGGTGCGCTACGAAGACCTGCTTTCCGACCCTGCGGGGCAACTCGATCGCATTACCTCGTTCTGCGGTCTATCGATCGATCTTGAGAAACAGGGCGCGGCCACTGATGCAGCCTCTTTCGAACGGCTGAAAAAGGCCGAAGACGATGCCGGCTTTTCGGAGAAGCCGCGTGCTGGAAAGGCGTTCTTTCGTAAGGGTCGAACCGGAGGCAGCACGCGCGAACTGAACGAGGCGCAAAACCGGCGCATTCTGGAGGATCATGGAGCAGCCATGCGCCGGCTGGGATATTCGGGTTGA
- a CDS encoding PqqD family protein produces the protein MNDKTIKADTIATRNENVLFSEVADGISLMDIESGKYFHFESTGARIWLKLDPGRRISDLCESLQEEFEVEPEQCRADTIEFVSELYGLGLVEVA, from the coding sequence ATGAACGACAAGACCATCAAGGCCGATACGATCGCCACCCGAAACGAGAATGTCCTGTTCAGCGAAGTAGCCGACGGCATCTCGCTGATGGATATCGAGAGCGGCAAATATTTCCATTTCGAATCGACCGGCGCGCGCATCTGGCTCAAGCTCGATCCGGGCCGCAGAATCTCGGATCTTTGCGAAAGCCTTCAAGAGGAATTCGAGGTCGAGCCGGAGCAATGTCGCGCAGATACAATCGAATTTGTGTCCGAATTATATGGTCTTGGCCTCGTTGAGGTCGCTTGA